From the genome of Notolabrus celidotus isolate fNotCel1 chromosome 5, fNotCel1.pri, whole genome shotgun sequence, one region includes:
- the LOC117813022 gene encoding putative nuclease HARBI1 yields the protein MEPVVILLFMFIYFMLEEEEKRRRHGRRLVYLRQREDRRGTRHLYCRINLAVPVLERFFGQGDTRPDFRLSRESLAVLLDLLQQERRHGWGATIETLVFLFWLASGASYRVVSRVFGMPRSTVHRIVHRVTAEVVAVRHKVICLPKTAEDLAAVTHWFAGLARHAAFRKAAGAIDGCHIRIKPPSGPDGHCYKNRKLFYSIIHQAVCDHQGRFIDTYVGWPGSVHDSRLLRHSPLYRQAIYPPPEHFILADGGYPCLQRPLPLITPYKRPVQVTWQPSIKSALQTQLMDDVVDSGGMHLQSMSH from the exons ATGGAGCCAGTGGTGatacttttatttatgtttatttatttcatgctggaggaagaggagaagcgcCGCCGTCATGGCCGGCGGCTGGTGTATCTCCGGCAGAGAGAGGACCGTAGAGGG ACCAGACACCTGTACTGCAGGATAAACCTGGCGGTTCCTGTGCTCGAGAGGTTTTTCGGCCAGGGGGACACCAGACCTGACTTCAGGCTGAGCAGAGAGTCTCTGGCAGTGCTGCTGGACCTCCTCCAACAGGAGCGGAGACATGGATGGGGTGCCACAATCGAGACCTTGGTGTTCCTCTTCTGGCTGGCAAGTGGGGCATCATACAGGGTGGTCTCGAGGGTGTTCGGGATGCCTCGCTCCACTGTCCACCGCATCGTCCATCGAGTTACTGCGGAGGTGGTGGCCGTTCGCCACAAGGTCATCTGCCTCCCAAAGACCGCAGAAGATCTGGCGGCAGTAACTCATTGGTTTGCAGGGCTGGCAAGACACGCAGCCTTCAGGAAAGCTGCAGGAGCAATCGACGGCTGCCATATCAGGATCAAGCCACCAAGTGGCCCTGATGGTCACTGTTACAAGAACAGAAAACTGTTTTACTCAATAATACATCAGGCAGTTTGTGACCATCAGGGCCGCTTTATCGACACGTACGTGGGCTGGCCGGGGTCGGTGCATGACTCCAGGCTACTCCGGCACAGCCCACTGTACAGGCAGGCGATCTACCCTCCTCCAGAGCACTTCATCCTCGCAGATGGTGGGTACCCCTGCCTCCAACGACCACTCCCCCTCATCACTCCCTACAAGCGGCCGGTGCAAG TGACATGGCAGCCGTCGATCAAGTCAGCCCTGCAAACCCAGTTGATGGACGATGTGGTGGACAGTGGAGGCATGCACCTCCAATCAATGTCCCACTGA